The following are encoded in a window of Streptomyces griseiscabiei genomic DNA:
- a CDS encoding glycoside hydrolase family 6 protein, with translation MSRTRTALLAALALVAGAAGTAYAAVPDDAGVQAVPCTVAYTVQNQWSTGFTTAVTITNNSAAKSSWAVKWSYAGNQQVTNGWNSRITQSGSSVTAANETYNGTLATGGSVSFGFQASYSGTNALPTSFTLDGVTCNVDDGGGGPSEPPGPGTPGTKVDNPYAGAKVYVNPEWSANAAAEPGGSRISNQPTGVWLDRTAAIAGASGKMGLRAHLDEALRQKGSGELVVQLVIYNLPGRDCSALASNGELGATEIDKYKTQYIDPIKAILADSKYAGLRIVTTVEIDSLPNLITNVGSRPTAVPQCDVMKANGNYVKGVGYALNKLGDVPNVYNYVDAGHHGWLGWDDNFAPSAAIMKEAATAEGATVNDVHGFITNTANYSALKENNFTINDTAGGKSVRESKWVDWNRYVDELSFAQAFRAQAVSVGFSSNIGMLIDTSRNGWGGAARPTGPGATTTVDTYVDGGRYDRRFNTGNWCNQSGAGLGERPKAAPATGIDAYVWMKPPGESDGSSSLIPNDEGKGFDRMCDPTYTGNPRNNNNMSGALGNAPISGKWFPAQFQQLMQNAYPAL, from the coding sequence ATGAGCCGTACCAGAACAGCACTTCTGGCCGCGTTGGCGCTGGTCGCCGGCGCCGCCGGGACCGCGTACGCCGCGGTGCCGGACGACGCCGGCGTCCAGGCCGTCCCCTGCACGGTCGCCTACACGGTGCAGAACCAGTGGTCCACCGGCTTCACCACCGCCGTCACGATCACCAACAACAGTGCCGCGAAGTCCTCGTGGGCCGTGAAGTGGTCCTACGCCGGGAACCAGCAGGTCACCAACGGCTGGAACTCCCGGATCACCCAGAGCGGTTCGTCGGTGACCGCCGCCAACGAGACCTACAACGGCACGCTGGCGACCGGCGGTTCGGTGAGCTTCGGCTTCCAGGCCTCCTACAGCGGCACCAACGCGCTGCCGACGAGCTTCACGCTCGACGGGGTGACCTGCAACGTCGACGACGGCGGCGGTGGCCCCTCCGAGCCGCCGGGACCGGGTACGCCGGGCACCAAGGTCGACAACCCGTACGCCGGCGCCAAGGTGTACGTGAACCCGGAGTGGTCCGCGAACGCCGCCGCCGAACCGGGCGGCAGCCGGATCTCCAACCAGCCGACCGGTGTGTGGCTGGACCGCACGGCCGCCATCGCGGGAGCGAGCGGCAAGATGGGCCTGCGCGCCCACCTCGACGAGGCGCTCCGGCAGAAGGGCTCGGGCGAACTCGTCGTCCAGCTGGTGATCTACAACCTGCCCGGCCGTGACTGCTCGGCCCTCGCCTCCAACGGCGAGCTGGGCGCGACGGAGATCGACAAGTACAAGACGCAGTACATCGACCCGATCAAGGCGATCCTGGCCGACTCCAAGTACGCCGGCCTGCGGATCGTCACCACGGTCGAGATCGACTCGCTGCCCAACCTCATCACCAACGTCGGCAGCCGCCCGACGGCCGTGCCCCAGTGCGATGTGATGAAGGCCAACGGCAACTACGTCAAGGGTGTCGGGTACGCGCTCAACAAGCTGGGTGACGTCCCCAACGTCTACAACTACGTCGACGCCGGCCACCACGGCTGGCTCGGCTGGGACGACAACTTCGCCCCCTCCGCCGCCATCATGAAGGAGGCGGCGACCGCCGAGGGCGCCACGGTCAACGACGTCCACGGCTTCATCACCAACACGGCGAACTACAGTGCCCTGAAGGAGAACAACTTCACCATCAACGACACCGCGGGCGGCAAGTCGGTCCGCGAGTCGAAGTGGGTGGACTGGAACCGCTACGTCGACGAGCTGTCCTTCGCCCAGGCGTTCCGGGCCCAGGCCGTCTCGGTCGGGTTCAGCTCGAACATCGGCATGCTGATCGACACCTCCCGCAACGGCTGGGGCGGCGCCGCACGGCCCACCGGACCGGGCGCGACGACCACCGTCGACACGTACGTGGACGGCGGACGCTACGACCGCCGCTTCAACACCGGCAACTGGTGCAACCAGTCCGGAGCCGGTCTCGGTGAACGCCCGAAGGCCGCCCCGGCGACCGGGATCGACGCCTATGTGTGGATGAAGCCGCCGGGTGAGTCCGACGGGTCCAGCTCCCTCATCCCGAACGACGAGGGCAAGGGCTTCGACCGCATGTGCGACCCGACGTACACGGGCAACCCGCGCAACAACAACAACATGTCCGGTGCCCTGGGGAACGCCCCGATCTCCGGGAAATGGTTCCCCGCCCAGTTCCAGCAGCTGATGCAGAACGCGTACCCCGCGCTCTGA
- a CDS encoding dihydrofolate reductase family protein, with translation MRIVICEFMSLDGVVQAPGGPDEDTDGGFAHGGWTHPFFDPEVVGGAWDAALAKADALLFGRRTWKAMAGAWPDRAGDPFADRMNAIRKYVVSTTLADSELTWENSTRIPGEEAVAHLRKLRETEGGDLLVMGSATLARTLMGEGLADELVLIVMPVLLGGGKTVFPGDGAKHALELVSTTTSGTGVNVCVYRRAAERE, from the coding sequence ATGCGCATCGTGATCTGCGAGTTCATGAGTCTGGACGGTGTCGTGCAGGCCCCCGGCGGTCCCGACGAGGACACCGACGGCGGGTTCGCCCACGGCGGCTGGACGCACCCGTTCTTCGACCCGGAGGTCGTGGGCGGCGCCTGGGACGCCGCGCTGGCGAAGGCCGACGCCCTGCTGTTCGGCCGCCGCACCTGGAAGGCCATGGCCGGTGCGTGGCCGGACCGGGCGGGTGACCCGTTCGCCGACCGGATGAACGCCATCCGCAAGTACGTGGTGTCCACGACCCTCGCCGACTCCGAGCTGACCTGGGAGAACAGCACACGCATCCCGGGGGAGGAGGCCGTCGCGCACCTCCGCAAGCTCCGCGAGACCGAGGGCGGCGATCTGCTGGTCATGGGCAGTGCGACCCTCGCCCGCACGCTGATGGGCGAGGGTCTCGCCGACGAGCTGGTCCTGATCGTGATGCCGGTCCTCCTCGGCGGCGGAAAGACGGTCTTCCCCGGTGACGGCGCCAAGCACGCCCTGGAGCTGGTCTCCACGACCACCAGCGGCACGGGCGTGAACGTGTGCGTCTACCGCCGGGCGGCCGAGCGGGAGTGA
- a CDS encoding class I SAM-dependent methyltransferase, with product MGQHHHGQGRHTQGHGHDHGHGHDHSHQHHTDLDWAALAEHLEGQAELFAPLNRQAAAWVAARQPEPGLVVDVGSGPGVVSCLLAERFPGARIVALDGSGPLLERARARAEHQGLADRFDILEAELPDGLGDLDYPADLLWASRSLHHLGDQRAALAAFAERLAPGGTLALVEGGLPSRFLPRDIGIGRPGLQSRLDAAEDRWFSEMRAAQPGSVPEIEDWPGLLTAVGLREATSRTFLLDLPAPVPEAARAYAVDQFRRGRGMLADFLDAGDLATLDRLLDPDDKAGLYHRTDLFVLAAHTVHVATRR from the coding sequence ATGGGACAGCACCACCACGGCCAGGGTCGGCACACGCAAGGCCACGGCCACGACCACGGTCATGGGCACGATCACAGTCATCAGCACCACACCGACCTCGACTGGGCCGCGCTGGCCGAGCATCTGGAGGGGCAGGCGGAGCTGTTCGCGCCGCTGAACCGGCAGGCCGCCGCCTGGGTCGCCGCGCGGCAGCCCGAACCAGGACTGGTCGTCGACGTCGGCAGCGGCCCGGGGGTGGTGAGCTGTCTGCTGGCCGAGCGGTTCCCCGGCGCCAGGATCGTCGCCCTCGACGGTTCCGGGCCCCTGCTGGAGCGGGCCCGCGCCCGCGCCGAACACCAGGGCCTCGCCGACCGGTTCGACATTCTTGAGGCCGAACTGCCGGACGGACTCGGCGACTTGGACTACCCCGCCGATCTGCTCTGGGCCAGCCGCAGCCTGCATCACCTCGGCGACCAGCGTGCCGCCCTCGCCGCCTTCGCCGAACGCCTCGCCCCCGGCGGCACCCTGGCCCTCGTCGAGGGCGGGCTGCCCTCCCGCTTCCTGCCGCGCGACATCGGCATCGGGCGCCCCGGGCTGCAGTCCCGGCTGGACGCGGCGGAGGACCGGTGGTTCAGCGAGATGCGGGCCGCGCAGCCCGGCAGCGTCCCGGAGATCGAGGACTGGCCGGGGCTGCTCACCGCCGTGGGGCTGCGCGAGGCCACCTCCCGCACCTTCCTGCTGGACCTGCCGGCCCCGGTCCCGGAGGCCGCCCGCGCCTACGCCGTCGACCAGTTCCGGCGCGGCCGGGGCATGCTCGCGGACTTCCTCGACGCCGGCGACCTCGCCACCCTCGACCGGCTCCTCGACCCCGACGACAAGGCGGGTCTGTACCACCGCACGGACCTCTTCGTCCTCGCGGCCCACACGGTGCATGTGGCGACGCGGCGGTGA
- a CDS encoding SDR family oxidoreductase: MTDAPVALITGGSSGIGAAVARQLLDLGHRVAVTGRGADRLRAFAAELGDPEGLLTLPGHAAEYADVRAAVDATLKEFGRIDTVLANAGFGTHDTVAEGDPAGWPEMVLTNVLGPALLIRASIDALKETRGRIMLVGSVAGFIHGPGNIYGATKWAVTGLAENTRRQVTEWGVGVTLIAPGRVETPFWDAYGSLPPGHLLTADQIADSVVWAIRQPAGVDINTVVVRPIGQPV, translated from the coding sequence ATGACCGACGCACCAGTCGCGCTGATCACCGGCGGCTCCAGCGGTATCGGGGCCGCCGTCGCCCGGCAGCTGCTCGACCTCGGCCACCGGGTGGCCGTCACCGGGCGCGGGGCCGACCGGTTGCGGGCGTTCGCCGCCGAACTCGGCGATCCGGAGGGGTTGTTGACGCTGCCGGGCCACGCGGCCGAGTACGCGGACGTCCGGGCGGCGGTGGACGCCACGCTGAAGGAGTTCGGGCGGATCGACACCGTCCTCGCCAACGCCGGGTTCGGCACCCATGACACGGTCGCCGAGGGGGACCCCGCCGGGTGGCCGGAGATGGTGCTGACCAATGTCCTCGGCCCGGCCCTGCTGATCCGGGCCTCGATCGACGCCCTCAAGGAGACCCGGGGGCGGATCATGCTGGTCGGCAGCGTCGCCGGGTTCATCCATGGCCCCGGCAACATCTACGGGGCCACCAAGTGGGCGGTGACCGGGCTCGCCGAGAACACCCGGCGGCAGGTCACCGAGTGGGGCGTCGGCGTGACCCTGATCGCGCCCGGCCGGGTGGAGACCCCGTTCTGGGACGCCTACGGCAGTCTCCCGCCGGGCCATCTCCTCACCGCCGACCAGATCGCCGACTCCGTGGTGTGGGCGATCCGGCAGCCCGCGGGGGTCGACATCAACACCGTGGTCGTACGGCCGATCGGGCAGCCGGTCTGA
- a CDS encoding aldo/keto reductase: MSSKVPPIILNNGVEMPQLGFGVWQVPDDEAEQAVTTALEAGYRSIDTAAIYGNEEGTGKALAKAGVAREDLFVTTKLWNSDQGYDSTLRAFDTSLDKLGLEYVDLYLIHWPVPARGTFVDTYKAFEKLYADGRAKAIGVSNFLPEHLETLIEATNVIPAVNQIELHPHLQQLAAREYHAQQGIATEAWSPLGQGKGLLEVPAIIAIAQKHGRTPAQVVLRWHLQLGNVVIPKSVTPSRIKENIEVFDFSLDTEDIAAISALNEDRRIGPDPAAFNEA; the protein is encoded by the coding sequence GTGAGCAGCAAGGTCCCCCCGATCATCCTGAACAACGGCGTCGAGATGCCCCAGCTGGGCTTCGGCGTGTGGCAGGTGCCGGACGACGAGGCCGAGCAGGCGGTCACCACCGCGCTGGAGGCCGGCTACCGCAGCATCGACACGGCCGCGATCTACGGCAACGAGGAGGGCACCGGCAAGGCCCTCGCCAAGGCGGGCGTCGCCCGTGAGGACCTCTTCGTCACCACCAAGCTCTGGAACAGCGACCAGGGCTACGACTCCACCCTCCGCGCCTTCGACACCTCCCTCGACAAGCTCGGCCTGGAGTACGTGGACCTGTACCTGATCCACTGGCCGGTGCCGGCCCGGGGCACGTTCGTCGACACCTACAAGGCGTTCGAGAAGCTCTACGCCGACGGGCGCGCCAAGGCCATCGGTGTCTCCAACTTCCTTCCGGAGCACCTGGAGACACTGATCGAGGCCACGAACGTCATCCCGGCCGTCAACCAGATCGAGCTGCACCCGCACCTCCAGCAGCTCGCGGCCCGTGAGTACCACGCGCAGCAGGGCATCGCCACCGAGGCGTGGTCGCCGCTCGGCCAGGGCAAGGGCCTCCTGGAGGTCCCGGCGATCATCGCGATCGCGCAGAAGCACGGCCGCACCCCGGCCCAGGTGGTGCTGCGCTGGCACCTCCAGCTGGGCAATGTGGTCATCCCCAAGTCCGTGACCCCGTCCCGGATCAAGGAGAACATCGAGGTCTTCGACTTCTCCCTGGACACCGAGGACATCGCCGCGATCAGCGCGCTGAACGAGGACCGGCGTATCGGCCCGGACCCGGCGGCGTTCAACGAGGCCTGA
- a CDS encoding Tat pathway signal sequence domain protein has product MTPTRRNLLGATLGGAAAVAVGLPAPAAHAASWQLKWSPSAGADGLRAFETLEDDRADSHTSAAPHIYATGDTWRFDMHTVDRDTSTDRQRHEVTGLRTSSGFLRWTEGQTWRVTYQMYIPTSLKATTSFTHIMQMKQPGAGTSPLVVQSLRRVNGAQTIELKLPIDDILIGRTDLAPLHNSWTDVDFQVKVGNGSAGSVRWILKKGSTTLIDVSRSGVDTFLADRLRPKWGIYRSLGDTSGSLQNCHLLLRNMKGYQLV; this is encoded by the coding sequence ATGACCCCCACACGAAGGAACCTCCTCGGCGCCACGCTCGGCGGCGCCGCCGCGGTCGCCGTCGGTCTGCCGGCCCCCGCCGCGCACGCCGCCTCCTGGCAGTTGAAGTGGTCTCCGTCGGCGGGCGCCGACGGGCTGCGCGCCTTCGAGACCCTGGAGGACGACCGCGCGGACTCGCACACCTCCGCCGCGCCGCACATCTACGCCACCGGCGACACCTGGCGGTTCGACATGCACACCGTCGACCGGGACACCTCCACCGACCGCCAGCGCCACGAGGTCACCGGGCTGCGCACGAGCAGCGGTTTCCTGCGCTGGACCGAGGGGCAGACCTGGCGCGTCACCTACCAGATGTACATCCCGACCTCGCTGAAGGCGACCACCAGCTTCACGCACATCATGCAGATGAAGCAGCCCGGCGCCGGTACCTCCCCGCTCGTCGTGCAGTCGCTGCGCCGGGTGAACGGGGCGCAGACCATCGAACTGAAGCTGCCGATCGACGACATCCTGATCGGCCGCACGGATCTGGCGCCGCTGCACAACTCCTGGACCGACGTCGACTTCCAGGTCAAGGTCGGCAACGGCTCGGCCGGTTCGGTGCGCTGGATACTCAAGAAGGGCTCGACCACGCTCATCGACGTCTCCCGCTCCGGCGTCGACACCTTCCTCGCCGACCGGCTGCGCCCCAAGTGGGGCATCTACCGCTCCCTGGGCGACACCTCGGGCTCCCTGCAGAACTGCCATCTGCTGCTGCGGAACATGAAGGGGTACCAACTGGTGTGA
- a CDS encoding AMP-dependent synthetase/ligase, giving the protein MREFTNPPLASAPPVGGLADVVFEYAQEDPTYIALGRKDEGGEWRDVTSAEFRDEVLALAKGLLAQGIRFGDRVAVMCRTRYEWTLFDYALWTVGAQVVPVYPTSSAEQVFWMLYDSQCTAAMVEHEDHAMTVATVIDRLPQLRRLWQLDVGAVQELYESGAHLDDEVVHRHRRAVTPESIATIIYTSGTTGRPKGCVISHANFMVEADTVIERWAPLFKSRKGDEAATLLFLPLAHVFGRMVQVAGIRGKVKFGHQPQLNAAVLLPDLAAFRPTFFLAVPYIFEKVFNASRRKAEREGKAGPFEKAVEVAVKYADAMEARAWGIGPGPSAALRMQHQFFDKVVYGKIREAMGGRIKYAMSGGSAMDRRLGLFFAGAGVHIFEGYGLTECTAAATANPPERTRYGTVGQAIPGMTVHIADDGEIWLRGPNVFQGYLNNPKATDETLHDGWLATGDLGSLDEDGYLTITGRKKEILVTSGGKSVSPAILEERVRDHPLVAQCIVVGNDRPYIAALVTLDGEAVEHWLQMHNKAKLSPAELVRDPELETEVRRAVVAANTLVSQAESIRTFRILAHQFTEEHGLLTPSLKLKRKAIEKAYGTEVEALYRA; this is encoded by the coding sequence TTGCGCGAGTTCACCAACCCTCCGTTGGCGTCGGCGCCACCGGTGGGCGGTCTGGCCGACGTCGTCTTCGAGTACGCCCAGGAGGACCCGACCTATATCGCCCTCGGCCGCAAGGACGAGGGGGGCGAATGGCGTGATGTGACCTCCGCCGAGTTCCGTGACGAGGTCCTCGCGCTGGCGAAAGGGCTGCTCGCGCAGGGCATCCGGTTCGGCGACCGGGTCGCCGTCATGTGCCGTACGCGCTACGAGTGGACCCTGTTCGACTACGCGCTGTGGACCGTCGGCGCCCAGGTCGTCCCCGTCTATCCGACCTCCTCCGCCGAGCAGGTCTTCTGGATGCTGTACGACTCCCAGTGCACGGCCGCCATGGTCGAACACGAGGACCACGCGATGACCGTGGCCACCGTCATCGACCGGCTGCCGCAGCTGCGCCGGCTCTGGCAGCTGGACGTGGGCGCGGTGCAGGAGCTGTACGAGTCGGGGGCTCATCTCGACGACGAGGTGGTGCACCGGCACCGCCGCGCGGTGACCCCCGAGTCGATCGCGACGATCATCTACACCTCCGGCACCACGGGCCGCCCCAAGGGCTGTGTGATCTCGCACGCCAACTTCATGGTCGAGGCGGACACGGTCATCGAGCGCTGGGCGCCGCTGTTCAAGTCCCGCAAGGGTGACGAGGCGGCGACGCTGCTGTTCCTGCCGCTCGCCCATGTCTTCGGGCGGATGGTGCAGGTCGCGGGCATCCGGGGGAAGGTCAAGTTCGGCCATCAGCCGCAGCTCAACGCGGCCGTGCTGCTGCCCGACCTGGCCGCATTCAGGCCGACGTTCTTCCTCGCGGTGCCGTACATCTTCGAGAAGGTCTTCAACGCGAGCCGGCGCAAGGCCGAGCGCGAGGGCAAGGCCGGGCCGTTCGAGAAGGCCGTCGAGGTGGCCGTGAAGTACGCGGACGCGATGGAGGCGCGGGCCTGGGGCATCGGACCCGGCCCGTCGGCGGCGCTGCGGATGCAGCACCAGTTCTTCGACAAGGTCGTCTACGGCAAGATCCGCGAGGCCATGGGCGGCCGGATCAAGTACGCGATGTCCGGCGGCTCGGCGATGGACCGGCGGCTCGGGCTGTTCTTCGCGGGCGCGGGCGTCCATATCTTCGAGGGGTACGGCCTGACGGAGTGCACGGCCGCCGCGACCGCCAACCCGCCGGAGCGCACCCGGTACGGCACGGTCGGCCAGGCCATCCCGGGCATGACCGTGCACATCGCGGACGACGGCGAGATCTGGCTGCGCGGCCCCAATGTCTTCCAGGGCTATCTGAACAACCCCAAGGCCACCGACGAGACCCTGCACGACGGCTGGCTCGCCACCGGTGACCTGGGCTCCCTCGACGAGGACGGCTATCTCACCATCACCGGGCGCAAGAAGGAGATCCTGGTGACCTCGGGCGGCAAGAGCGTCTCCCCGGCGATCCTGGAGGAGCGGGTGCGCGACCATCCGCTGGTCGCGCAGTGCATCGTCGTCGGCAACGACCGCCCGTACATCGCCGCCCTGGTCACCCTGGACGGGGAGGCCGTGGAGCACTGGCTACAGATGCACAACAAGGCGAAGCTGTCCCCGGCGGAGCTGGTGCGCGATCCGGAGCTGGAGACCGAGGTGCGGCGGGCGGTGGTCGCCGCCAACACCCTGGTCTCGCAGGCCGAGTCGATCCGTACCTTCCGGATTCTCGCGCACCAGTTCACCGAGGAGCACGGTCTGCTGACGCCGTCGCTGAAGCTGAAGCGGAAGGCGATCGAGAAGGCGTACGGGACCGAGGTGGAGGCGCTGTACCGGGCGTGA
- a CDS encoding LysR substrate-binding domain-containing protein, with amino-acid sequence MYDPSHLRTFLAVAQTLSFTQAARRLGLRQSTVSQHVRRLEDAVGRQLFSRDTHSVELTEDGEAMLGFARRLLEVHEQATAFFTGTRLRGRLRFGASEDFVLTRLPEILEAFRHDHPEVDLELTVELSGTLHERLAAGKLDLVLAKRRPEDPRGEPVWTDRLVWIGGERLRLDPDRPVPLIVYPPPGITRALALEALEREGRSWRVACTSGSLNGLIAAARAGLGVMAHSRRLVPPGLVRVPERAGLPELGEVDFVLVHGRRPGAASSAADALAAAILSGGDRLHGRAHGV; translated from the coding sequence GTGTACGACCCCTCACACTTGCGCACCTTCCTCGCCGTGGCCCAGACCCTGAGCTTCACGCAGGCCGCCCGGCGGCTGGGGCTGCGCCAGTCCACGGTCAGCCAGCATGTGCGCCGGCTGGAGGACGCGGTGGGGCGGCAGCTGTTCTCCCGGGACACGCACTCGGTGGAGCTGACGGAGGACGGCGAGGCCATGCTCGGCTTCGCCCGCCGCCTCCTGGAGGTGCACGAGCAGGCGACGGCGTTCTTCACCGGGACCCGGCTGCGCGGGCGGCTGCGCTTCGGCGCGTCGGAGGACTTCGTGCTGACCCGGCTCCCGGAGATCCTGGAGGCGTTCCGGCACGACCATCCCGAGGTGGATCTGGAGCTGACCGTCGAGCTGTCGGGCACCCTGCACGAGCGGCTCGCGGCGGGCAAGCTCGACCTGGTGCTGGCCAAGCGCCGCCCGGAGGACCCGCGCGGCGAACCCGTGTGGACGGACCGGCTGGTGTGGATCGGCGGGGAGCGGCTCCGTCTCGACCCCGACCGCCCGGTGCCGCTGATCGTCTATCCGCCGCCGGGCATCACCCGCGCCCTGGCCCTGGAGGCGCTGGAGCGCGAGGGCCGCTCCTGGCGCGTCGCCTGCACCAGCGGCAGCCTCAACGGCCTGATCGCCGCCGCCCGCGCGGGCCTCGGTGTGATGGCGCATTCCCGTCGTCTGGTGCCCCCGGGTCTGGTCCGCGTCCCGGAGCGGGCGGGGCTGCCGGAACTGGGCGAGGTCGACTTCGTCCTCGTCCACGGCCGCCGCCCGGGAGCGGCGTCGAGCGCGGCGGACGCCCTCGCGGCGGCCATCCTCTCCGGCGGCGACCGGCTCCACGGCCGGGCACACGGAGTGTGA
- a CDS encoding bile acid:sodium symporter family protein yields the protein MPIDPYILLLLGTVGVAALLPARGTAAEVASGASTAAIAFLFFLYGARLSTREALDGLKHWRLHVTVLACTFVVFPLLGLAARGLEPVFLSHSLYTGLLFLTLVPSTVQSSIAFTSMARGNVPAAICAGSFSSLAGIVLTPLLAAALLGGGAGGFSADSLLKIVLQLLVPFAAGQLTRRWIGAFVTRHKRILGLVDRGSILLVVYVAFSEGMVRGIWSQVSPLRLAGLLAVEAVMLAVMLLLTWYGAKALRFGRADRVAIQFAGSKKSLASGLPMASVLFGPEASLAVLPLMLFHQMQLMVCAVIAKRRAKDPVEDTADAGDPAVTERRDEAIRTAVGTGTRSG from the coding sequence ATGCCGATCGACCCGTACATCCTGCTGTTGCTCGGGACGGTGGGCGTCGCGGCGCTCCTCCCGGCGCGGGGTACGGCCGCCGAGGTCGCGTCGGGCGCGTCCACGGCCGCGATCGCCTTCCTCTTCTTCCTCTACGGCGCCCGGCTCTCCACCCGCGAGGCCCTCGACGGCCTCAAGCACTGGCGACTCCATGTCACCGTCCTCGCCTGCACCTTCGTCGTCTTCCCGCTGCTGGGTCTGGCGGCCCGCGGCCTCGAACCGGTCTTCCTGAGCCACTCCCTCTACACCGGGCTGCTCTTCCTCACCCTCGTCCCGTCCACCGTCCAGTCCTCGATCGCCTTCACCTCGATGGCCCGGGGCAACGTGCCCGCCGCGATCTGCGCGGGCTCCTTCTCCTCCCTCGCCGGCATCGTCCTCACCCCGCTGCTCGCGGCGGCGCTGCTCGGCGGCGGCGCCGGCGGGTTCTCCGCCGACTCGCTGCTGAAGATCGTGCTGCAACTGCTGGTGCCGTTCGCCGCCGGACAGCTGACCCGTCGCTGGATCGGCGCCTTCGTCACCCGGCACAAGCGGATCCTCGGCCTCGTCGACCGGGGCTCGATCCTCCTCGTCGTCTACGTCGCCTTCAGCGAGGGCATGGTGCGCGGCATCTGGAGCCAGGTCAGCCCGCTGCGGCTCGCCGGGCTCCTCGCCGTCGAGGCGGTCATGCTGGCGGTGATGCTGCTGCTCACCTGGTACGGCGCCAAGGCCCTGCGCTTCGGCCGGGCGGACCGCGTCGCCATCCAGTTCGCCGGCTCCAAGAAGTCCCTCGCCTCCGGACTGCCCATGGCGAGCGTCCTCTTCGGCCCCGAGGCCTCCCTCGCCGTCCTGCCGCTGATGCTCTTCCACCAGATGCAGCTGATGGTCTGCGCGGTCATCGCCAAACGCCGCGCCAAGGACCCGGTGGAGGACACCGCGGACGCGGGTGACCCGGCGGTCACGGAGCGGCGAGACGAAGCGATACGAACCGCGGTCGGTACAGGGACACGTTCCGGGTGA